Genomic segment of Citrus sinensis cultivar Valencia sweet orange chromosome 7, DVS_A1.0, whole genome shotgun sequence:
TTAATATAACTAGTTTTTAATCATCTGGTCGTGGCATGGCTGCTTTTGTCACCTGGTGTTTCCCCTGTATCTTCTGCACTTTCCATTTTCTACCATGGTGGTTGGgacttgaagaaattgaaagaggatACACTTTCAAATGTGGCTGGACATGGTTCTCTTTTGAGAGATATGAAAAGTCATTTAACATTGGTCATGCTGTTGACTGACAGATACTTGCAGCCACCTTTAATATAACTAGTTTTTAATCATCTGGTCGTGGCATGGCTGCTTTTGTCACCTGGTGTTTCCCCTGTATCTTCTGCACTTTCCATTTTCTACCATGGTGGTTGGgacttgaagaaattgaaagaggatACACTTTCAAATGTGGCTGGACATGGTTCTCTTTTGAGAGATATGAAAAGTCATTTAACATTGGTCATGCTGTTGACTGACAGATACTTGCAGCCACCTTTAATATAACTAGTTTTTAATCATCTGGTCGTGGCATGGCTGCTTTTGTCACCTGGTGTTTCCCCTGTATCTTCTGCACTTTCCATTTTCTACCATGGTGGTTGGGACTTAATTGTAAGCTTTTAATATTCTCAGGTTGACCTGCTTCTATCTTTCTGTTCTGAGATGGGATTTTCTTCAGTGGTGCTTGTTGGTCATGATGATGGGGGTTTGCTTTGTTTGAAGGCTGCTCAGAAAGTCCAGTCAGTGGGTTCTTTCAGTGTAAGTTTCCTTGGTTTCTTCTGTCAATTGAtcacaatattatatttggaTGAATTTATGCGGCCTATCGCCGTGGGTCCAAAGATGAGAGACTGAGAGTTTAATAACTATGCATTAAAGCATTTTCATTAAGTGTTGATGGGTATTTCTAACTTGGAACATCCTGCACAAATATCTtttcattctattttttttttcagtcaGTGGGTTCTTTCAGTGTAAGTTTCCTTGGTTTCTTCTGTCAATTGAtcacaatattatatttggaTGAATTTATGCGGCCTATCGCCGTGGGTCCAAAGATGAGAGACTGAGAGTTTAATAACTATGCATTAAAGCATTTTCATTCAGTGTTGATGGGTATTTCTAACTTGGAACATCCTGCACAAATATCTtttcattctatttttttttttctaaatgcCCCTTGGTCTAATAGTTATTTCATTGTTGTGCATAATTTAGGTTGCAATTAGAGGGGTGGTTTTGCTAAATGCCAGCTTCTCCAGAGAAGTGGTTCCTGGCTTTGCAAGGATACTCATGCGTACTGCACTTGGGAAGAAGCACTTGGTTCGTCCTCTTCTGCGAACGGAAATCACTCAAGTTGTGAATAGGCGTGCGTGGTATGATGCTACCAAGTTGACAACAGAGGTTTTAAGCCTCTATAAGGTATGATTTGCAACTGTTTGTGTTACTGCATAATAACTTTTGCATATTCATGTGTTTTTGGACATTATCAGACCCGTTCACAACCTATGGAAGCTCCGCTCCCTTGCCTTTACCTCTGTATAGAATTGATCCCAACTTTATCAACCTCTTAACCAAATTCCTGTTCAGACTTTATCGGAAAGTTTAGTATAGGCATAACCATTTAGCTATTACCACTTTTTATAAATGATCACTGTCCTACTACtgattatatgcttgtgtaaCATAGAGAAGTTCTGCATTTTGCTAGTTGGTAAATATGATTCTAGGGAGGAATTAAGCCATGAAGGGAAAGCATATaggaaatgaaaatattttatatgattttaGTTAAAAGTGGTTCAAGTTTTGTCACATTTAAAGATCAAATTTACTTTATTGATCTCTCATCTCAgttgatattattaatatgagatgCAAGCTATTTATAGATTGCCTAAACCTTAATTTACAATGCCACAGGAGTCTTAAGTAGAACACAAAACTTTAgaaaaatgcattttcttgTGCAGAGAAGTGGTCGATATTTTGGGCCATGATTTTGGAGGGGGGTGTGAGCTATTTATCTGAAAGTTTCTTCCATCAGCCTGATGAgcttttatcaatttatgtAAATAGCTGTTGGGTGCAGGAGAGttttctttccttctttttcaGCTCTTTTGGCAATtcaatgaaaatgattttgagtGAAAATTTACCCGGTCAAGAAtagatcttttattttttttggtacttttttaaagtttttttattaacatattgACCGTTTGATTTGCTTGTCCATAAAATTCATTCAGGCCCCACTATGTGTAGAAGGTTGGGATGAAGCACTCCATGAGATAGGTAGGTTGTCACATGAGACGATCCTTCCACCTCAATGTGAGGCAGCATTGCTGAAAGCAGTTGAAGACTTGCCTGTGTTAGTTATTGCCGGTGCTGAAGATGCTCTGGTGTCCCTCAAATCTTCTCAGGTTATGGCTTCAAAACTTGTAAATTCTGTGAGTGTCTCTcatcttttctcttcttattACATCGTAAAAATTCTTGTCTTGTCTCTAATGAAACTGCTTACATAGTTGTCTTATTGAAACAATTAAGCTCACCAAAATGGTGAACGCTTGTTTGTTGCCAGAGAATAAAAATGGTCGAAAAGCTTTGAGTTGCACAAACTTTAAGCAACAGGCTGTTTgttttatgataaattgaCATTGGCCATCTAATCCTATGTTGCTTTTATTATTGCCATGCAGAGGCTGGTTGCTATATCAGGATGTGGCCATCTTCCACACGAGGAGTGCCCAAAGGCATTACTTGCTGCAATAACACCCTTCATAAGCAGACTCTTGTTTACGGTGGACTTGCAAAACCAGTAGGTTACAGATATAACTTATTAATAGGAATTTGTATCTGTTGTAGGGgctcctttttctttgtttatttctttcttttctcgcTTCTCTatctttcttcaaatattcAAGCAATTTAACCCAATAGAGAGAAATAACGTCTCTCCTACTGGGTATTTTTGATGGGTTAGTTTGGAGCCGTTACCCTAACCCTAATTCTCTAGGGGGTTATAGAGCTCTTTTACTTgtatttttatcctttttttttttttggcagaGTTGTGTTTGTCGAGCATGTTATTACCACTTGAAGTGAGTGGGAAATAGCATACAAATGTacatctattaaaaaaaaaaatatagaaatgcATGCATTTGAGCATTTCTTGTAATGATGTGCAGCTATATACCATTGGAAACCAATATAGACCAAGCTGGAGTCGtaccaaattcttcaaattgttAACTGATCTTTTATATCACATCTTGCTCTTCTTTCACTGAACCAAAATTTCTCATAATTACTAAATAGGGTatcaaaaatcttaaaatctctttcaaaattatattccAAGTCGTTAATATAGTACTTCAATACCATTTACTGATAAGCACTTTCGAAATTTCCACGAAGCATTAAAGTCTCAAATGCCTATATTGGCTCAAGAAAATTCTACTTGTGGACTATTTTTGCAACAAAACTGGATATATAATAtgtgaggaaaaaaaaaaggtaacaaCTAATAGATATAAGACATAAAAGTGACACCAGTTGTGCCATCTAAATCAAAATTGCAAACGAGCAAAGAATCACAgactaaaaaaaagaaaatggcaaGTACAATTCGAGTAACACACCAGCAAAGGAGAAGCATCCATTGGGCAACTTAAAAGGGTTTGAAACAGGGAAGAAAAGCGTTTTGAGTGGCTTCATCATCCCATTGCAGCTCATTCCACCAGCGTCTTTGTCccttgataataattttacgtTCCAATCCTCTGTTACAGTCAAGTGGCAGCTTCTTAAGCAACGGGCATCCGTCTACACTCATTTCTTTCAGACAAGGGAAAGGCAAGGCCTTTGAGTGGATggtcttcaaattttttaattcctcCAGGATCAGACGTTCAAGTCTTGCAAATGGGATTAGATTTTCCATCACCTCAGCTGGAACTTCACTCAATTTTTCACTGCTGATTATTTCTTCCATATCCTGGCAATTCTCTATCTCCACACGTTTGAGATTTGGAGCTGCTTATATAAACATTTTTGAGACTATGAAAACCAGAAAGTTCTCGGACTCTTTTCACTTCCCCTCCATTGTCAATCTTTATTTCTTCCAAATCATTATAAGTCAAGTGAAGTGTTTGGAGATGCCTTAAACTTGCTAGAGAAAAAACACCGAGCGACTTTGAGTTGTTGAAGTGGCTGAGGCATAGAGATGGAGTACTAACGTATTGTAGCATACAGGAATCCAACAATCTTTGAAGAGCATGAAAATTATTCAAGGTGATTGTGAACACACTTAAATGTTCCAAACACAGCAATTCCTCGACCAAAACTCTGCAGTCTCCAAACAGAATGCTATCTCTTGCTTGTGGAACAGTTGCACATTCATACATTCTCAAtgtttgtaatatttttagatttgatATCACTTTTGGCGGAATTTTTAAGACTCCATATGTGTACTCCAAGTTCAAACATTTAAGATTGACTAGGTACTTAAACTCTATTGGCAATCTTTCTATTCTAGAATGTGATAGATCGAGATGTTGCAGGGAAACCACTTTTGAAATCTCAAATAGTAAAGGATTACTATATGACAACTTTAAAACTCTAAGAGAAGCCATAGATTGAAAGAAATCACTATTGACcctatgaaaaatattagaacTAAGAAATAAAGTCCGGAGACGAGGACATACTGGAGACTCTAGTAGATTCTCAATTTGATTTGTCATGAGCGACATCCTTGTAACCCCTTTCCACATTCTAATTCTCGGTGCTTCAATTAATCCGACACCTGCAAGAACCAAAAACTTTTCCCTCTCCTCAGTCGTGGATGCAATCCATAAAGCCATGTCGCGGATCACATCATGCATTTTTACGAAAttatcttcttcctcttccagCAAACATGAATGAAGAAGAGTGCGGACAAGAGAGTATCCTTGATTTCGCACTCCAATTCCATTAGATTCATCCAAGAACTCCTCACATATCCAACAATCTATCAAGTCCTCTATGGAAATTCTATAATCTTCTGGAAATAAACTACAGTATAGGAGACAAAATCTAGCCGCGTCGTTGGGCAAAAAATCATAACTGAATTTTAAACGCGAAAATACCCTTTTCTCCATACCTGAAAATTGAGAGGCTGAACACCTGAGCACCTCAATCGCATGTTCCCACTCTCGAGGTGTCTTCCTAGAAGCCATGGCTCTACCGACTGTAATTAGAGCCAGTGGCAAACCGCCACATTCTCTGGCCACAGCTTCAGCTAGCTCAGGAATTTCAGGATGAGTGTCGAGAGTGTCTCGTCCGACTTTCTCCTCAAATAATTTCCAGGCATCATCAAATCCCAAGCACTCCACTTTGAAAGATCTGTGAGCTTCCATTTGACCGCAAACCTCAATCTCACGAGTTGTGAAAACTATCTTGTTAGATGCACTTGCACAGCTTGAAACAGGTAGCCCCACTTGAGCTAAATCAACCAGCTCCCATATGTCATCCAACAGTAACACAAACTTTTTCTTGCTCAAgatcttgaatattttatttgctttctcttcAAGGCCTTTACTCTGCCATGACTCGTTAAACAAACCGATTTTTTTGGCAATACCTTCTTGAATCTTTGCAAGTTGTAAGTCCTTGGACACCACTATCCAAATGACAAAATCAAAACTGTTTGGTGTGTCAAGGAATTTGTTGTTGATTTGCGTCAACAGGGTGGTTTTTCCCACCCCTCCCATGCCGTACAGGCCAACAATTCCCATCTGTTCTTCCATGAGGCATTTCCAAACTCCGTCAAATGTTGATTGCAAGCCCACTACTGTTGCCGGAAGAGGTCTTTCATCAACTGGATTTTCTGGGGCCGGTTGAGCCACGTCTTGGAAATCTCCTTGTTTCCTTAAACTCTGAACCAGTCGCAATGCCTTGACCACCTTTTTCCCAAACTTGTAGCTTGACTTGCAGCTGTTGGAACAGAAGCCTCCAAGGCATATTTTCTCAACCTGTTGAGGGCTTTTTCTGATCAGTTTTCCAACTCGACTTTCCACCTTTTCCACTCTTGAAAGCCACCCTTGCACCCGTTCAAGGCGTTTCATTTGTTGTTGTTCTGCAACGATAACCCTTACCCGCACATCATTCCTTTCTTCAATTAGCATTTGCAATTCTCTCTGCAAGGCATCAAGATTATCTTGGAGATGACATATATAACCTGCTTTTCTAACAGAGCAATCCAGACAGTGAGAGACACTGTCATCGCATGAGAATGAGGGTGAGCAAACGTTTCCCATAGTGATCAACACAAGTTCAATGGAAAGTgtaatgattaatgatttcTTTGGCTATTGAGAAAACAGCAAGCTGTATCTGTgaatttaactttaatttgtaGTCAACTCATGAAAGCAAGGGAAGGAGCTTGGCTTTCATTGATTGACCAAGACAATTATATAATAGTCATGTTTTAGGGCCCAATTTAGGGGATTAATTAGGTGAGCACACCGTGGCTCATTTTACGGTGAGTGACAGTACATAACAGGCATTTATTAAGAAAGTCTTATGATAAAACTTATAGTTCTCTTAATGAACATATGCCGCGTGGCTCCTTTCCACTACAAGATGAGCGACGACACTTACCATATCACTACTTTTgtctcaattatttaaaaggaaatatCAAGGAATCGTCCTTTCGCTAGAAGACTTGACCATGTACATCATAATCCAAACCATTTTACACTTGCAAAATTGACAAGGATCAATGAAGATCGTATATTTGACGCATACACTAAAAGAGGAGTGAGCAGGTGAGCAACTGGCAGTTTGTCATTGGGTGAGCTGTGCATTGAGACCATAGCGTGCCCAATAAGAAGCTGCCATCTGGCATCTCGCTGACTAGAAAGTAAGCAATGTTGCTCACCTATCAGACCCCTATagtgaaaatcaaaatcatgctTCTGTTAcatgaaaatattgaaaatgagtccaaaattatagtaatttacattctattttaatgttatttgttattttgtcgATGCACATAATTTCTCATAAAGGAACCAACAATTTCAAAAGTGAAATGATTTATACTGTCTGACTCCTTAGTCCCCATACCTGAAGCCCAACCTAATGATATTgttcaggaaaaaaaaaattgaagagatcCATTCCTAAATTAGAAGcaatttcattttgataaCCACATGGAGATTTCAACCTAACCTCAAGAAGGAAAAGAGGTCAACCTCTTGGCCAATAAATGGTTAACTTTTACTGTTTAGTTACAATAGTTGTAGCAACTCCAAGAGAATAATGAAAAGAGGTCTaggttttaatttgaaaatttgaaaatgatctttaataaaaaagtatgAGCGATGGGAGTAgtatttcaaaattcaagttgaTCACAGACATTCGTCGTTGAAGCTTATGGATtgataattcaattttaaagatttaagTTTGAAGGCACAAACTTATGGATAAAATGATTTAGCTCCCACTGCCTTTTTGTTCCCCGCCCCCCTTCCCCCCTTTAAAGGGCTCCCATTAATTTTGATTCGTAGTCATTTCGTGGAAGACCCGGCGTGAGCAAGAATTTAGCGtcagaaaaatttaaatgaatgttGATGTGCTTTGACAAATGGAAAACAAACAGTTGAATAATTGATTAATGCAAGGCCATTTGAAGGAAtctttagaaaattattaaattccaaGCAATTGCACCTGCAGATGGTCGAAATATATCCATTATTTCGTAGCATTTTACACAATGTTGACAAGTTTTGTTGCTCATCAATTTATGGaagataagaaaagaaaagaaaacaaaacaaaaattaagaagatgcatagggaaaatttattataacataGGTCTCtaagattattttttcaaactcTGAGAATGTagttatcatttttctatGAATTTGTTCATTCGTTGTgtctcaattaaatttttatagtaaattaaaaatatgactCTTTTTGTGCCTTCACACACTCACCCACACAGAGAATATAAAGTCATCAAAAGGATCAATATGAGTTCCCTCTTGTTTTCAATTAACCTTATAAGCATCGCAAGGTATGCATTTTTCGCTTTCCGAGGTGACTTTACTCTCATATAATTGCCATTTGTTGTTGAAAATACTAATTTCTTGAATTTAACTTAACAAGACCTGAATATCTTATCCCACGGGGGTTACAATGTTTCAAGAGCATCCATCAAGCGCCTTGCCCTTCCCCAGTCTTGAAGAAATCTTCAAGTGTGAAAATGGGCAGAGCTTAAGAAGCTTCCTCTTATTTGTAACCATGGATTGGAAcggaaaattattattaagggACAAGAAAACTGGTGGAATGAGCTCCAATGGGATGATCAAACCACTCAAAACGCTTTTCTTCCCTGTTTCGAATCCTTGTATTGGTGTGTGCGCAGTGATTTCGAATTAGGTTCCTGTTGGATGATTCTgtacaattcaattcaaactcattatatatgtaaatttatttca
This window contains:
- the LOC102621226 gene encoding probable disease resistance protein At5g63020, with translation MGNVCSPSFSCDDSVSHCLDCSVRKAGYICHLQDNLDALQRELQMLIEERNDVRVRVIVAEQQQMKRLERVQGWLSRVEKVESRVGKLIRKSPQQVEKICLGGFCSNSCKSSYKFGKKVVKALRLVQSLRKQGDFQDVAQPAPENPVDERPLPATVVGLQSTFDGVWKCLMEEQMGIVGLYGMGGVGKTTLLTQINNKFLDTPNSFDFVIWIVVSKDLQLAKIQEGIAKKIGLFNESWQSKGLEEKANKIFKILSKKKFVLLLDDIWELVDLAQVGLPVSSCASASNKIVFTTREIEVCGQMEAHRSFKVECLGFDDAWKLFEEKVGRDTLDTHPEIPELAEAVARECGGLPLALITVGRAMASRKTPREWEHAIEVLRCSASQFSGMEKRVFSRLKFSYDFLPNDAARFCLLYCSLFPEDYRISIEDLIDCWICEEFLDESNGIGVRNQGYSLVRTLLHSCLLEEEEDNFVKMHDVIRDMALWIASTTEEREKFLVLAGVGLIEAPRIRMWKGVTRMSLMTNQIENLLESPVCPRLRTLFLSSNIFHRVNSDFFQSMASLRVLKLSYSNPLLFEISKVVSLQHLDLSHSRIERLPIEFKYLVNLKCLNLEYTYGVLKIPPKVISNLKILQTLRMYECATVPQARDSILFGDCRVLVEELLCLEHLSVFTITLNNFHALQRLLDSCMLQYVSTPSLCLSHFNNSKSLGVFSLASLRHLQTLHLTYNDLEEIKIDNGGEVKRVRELSGFHSLKNVYISSSKSQTCGDRELPGYGRNNQQ